From the Drechmeria coniospora strain ARSEF 6962 chromosome 02, whole genome shotgun sequence genome, the window GCAAGGAGTTTGGCACGTACCGTGTACGTGTAGTCTTGGAATATTAACCACTTGTATGATGATAATGCACCATTCGGTCTGGCAAGCTAGGTGGTCTGAGCTCAAAATTCGCATGCCATTATTAGGTATGGTGATGCCTGCGACTTACAACCAATTGAGAGTTGTGCTATCGGGGCGGCAGCCTCACCGGCCAAATTTCCGTTGCCTCCAGCTGCTCAATACTTGCGCGTATCATACAATCGTGCCACACCTGATTCAGTAGTGCTCAAAATAATCCTTAATTGAACTTTCAAGGTGGAACTTGGCATGGTTGCTGCTTACTGAGGTCCATGCAGCAGATCCTTTCGTAATCTCCGGCTGGAACTTTcaacttacatgtacggcagGCATTGAACATTAAAGTTGCGATGAAATCTGGCTTCACCGTGATTGTGGATGCATCGAGGGTGAGCACTATCCATTTAACTCATGCCAGAACTACTCCTGATTTCTGCATGACGTACCGACATGAACGACTCCGGAGGGAGTATTTTAATGGTTTAGGACGATTAATGCTGATGAAACGCTTGAAACAGGGTGAAGATGACCCAGCCGAGTGACTCGTCCGTGGACCGCGGAagtgtgtactgtacacaagGGCCCATTGACACGTCATGACCGCTGCTCAAAATGATGCACCTACGCCGCTTAACCAAAGTACAGTCAAAGCTTTCCGGGCCCCAGAAGATTGAATATGCAGGTGCTCAAGCGAATAAAGAGAAAGAACAAGAAGAGCCATGAAAACTCGGCCATATTCGCTAGCAGCCGACCGGCTTTCGCCACGGCCGGGTGGGATGGACGCACGAATTTGAAAGGCATGCGTCGTCGTATCTGTACAAGGCCAGCCAGGCAACTCATTTATCCAATACCTATTCGAGGCATTAATTCAACATTCGCTTAAACCCATCATGGTTCAATCTACAATACGGATAGGGACCTGTACAGAAGAGCTTACTTGGTTGTATTTGTAAGTGTCTTCTATTGTTCCATCACTTACTAGCTAGCAAGACTTCCAGGAGCAAGAATAATATATACGCGCAGCCAGCCGCCCATCTTGATTATTGCATCATCATCGATCGGTGGTTGTTTCTACCTTGTGTTATCATACACCACTCTTTTAACAAGCCTTTGATTCATCCGTATACTTACAATGCTACGAAAAGGTTTATTACGCTCGCCGTAGCGATGACTGCTGTTTCGGCGGCAGTTATTGACAAGAGGATTCTTGGCGGAGACgaggccaacgacggcgattTTCCATTCATCGTTAGTCTAAGTCGCTCGGCTCAGGGGTCCCATATTTGCGGCGGCACATTGCTGGACAGCACTACTGTCCTTACCGCTGCCCACTGTACTCGAAATGTCTACTACGTGAGGGCAggaatacatgcaagtcTGGCCAATATTTTACGTCTAGTACCCCAGCACCTCGGCAAAACTGACAGAAGAGTGATAGGAAATTAGCAAGACGGCAGTTGTTGGCAAGCTTGCCTTTGTTAAGGAGCACCCCGAATACAAATTGAATTCACCACAGGGTCGTCTCCAAGCTCTTAATGATATTGCCATCTTGAAGTTATCAACTCCAATTGCCGAGAGCGACAAGATTAAATATGCAACGCTGCCGAAAAACGGCTCGGACCCTGTGATCAATTCCACCGCAATTGTTGCAGGCTGGTAAGTGCCATGAAGGTTTACTGTAGGACTGCTGGAGAAGACGCTAACGGACAGGCAAGGGGTGGACAAGTTCCCAGACTCGGGTCACCTGCAGCCGAAAAACTCCGCAAGGTTGCCATTCCTGTTCTCGCCCGCAAGGACTGTTGGACGTTTGTTCCGGCATTCGCAGGAAGAGACACAATAGTATGTGCTGGTGGAGGCGACAAGGGTATATTTGCATTTGACAGTGGCGGTCCCCTTATTGACCAGAAAACGGGCCATCTCATTGGTGTCGTGTCAGCGGGCGACGGACATCACCCCGGGATATATACAAGAGTTGGTAGCTATATCCCTTTCATCAAGGAATATCTTGGGTCGGTCTCAAATCCTGATCCTAATGCTCCGTCTCGAACTGAGGCCTACGaagaggccgtcgaggcaagCAAGGTCTGGAACAAGCAGGTCGATGAGTACTGTCAAAAGTTTGACAAGGTAAACATCTACGACTGCCGCGACGAAGCAGCAAAATGCCAAGGGCTAAGAAAGCCTGATGGAAAGATGGACGAAGTTTACCAATGCATTGATAAGAAAGTGGACAAGCTGGTAGAGTGGATCAAAGAATGGGAGATGAAACGCAAGGGATCTAGCCAAGCTTAGACTTGCATTTTTGATTCAATTAGCTCAACGGATGCTCCGTGCGAGTGGAATATATTCCATTCCTCTTGCTCCACATTCTCGTCTTTATTCTTGTCATTACTCTTTCTGACTTGTTCTCCCCTCTTTGCCTGAAGCACTGAACCATAATTGATCCATCATGCGCTCTGAGAAGATATCGTGGCCTCTTTTTTTCCCCGGAAGCAATGGGAAGTATTCTTGGAAGAGAACGTATGAAGCACGAAGCCGTTAGAGACCGACCCGGGTGACCGAAAGGAGGGATGAACATTTCAGTAAAGTTATCAAGAATGCAGCTAGCTTAAGCCATCACGCTCGACTTGAACGTGCTGCAAACTGTGTGAACGTTACTATGGCCCACTAGAACCTGGTTGTTGGCTTGACCATGATATACTGGTAAACATTGGGAGACGGCAGATTGGCCATGACCTGTTCCTGCCAAGTAGCCAAGCGGTCATCGGGCACCTAGGTCAAGATGGGATGATGGCGCCGTGCCATCAAGAGCAAAATGAGATTCGAACTGGTCAGACCCTTGACTCTTTTTCACCCTCGGCCTCCATGATGAAGTCGTGTTCGGCGTTTCGGCATTCTGGCGACCCCACTCGGCATCTATTTCGGCCGGCCACCCACTTTTCCGTCCCACTTTCTCGGCCACCCACTTGTTTCGGCCCCCCGTTTCTTGGCCACCGATCAGCTGCTTCTCCCGAGGATGCCTGGGCAAACTGAAGCTCGTAGCACACCTACGCATGGACCGGGCTCAACGTTGCGCTTTTAGGTCAAAAATGCAATGGCATACAGCAGAGAGAAACAGCGTAAATGCATGGTGAGCCGGaagtggtattattacttgaCATGCTTGCAGTCAAAGAATTTCGCTGTGATACAGACGAATACTGCTTGCCTACCGTTGGCCATGATCTGAAGCTCCATTTAATGTTCAGCTACTTCCCTTTGCGCAATTGGATCATTCACTGAGCTCATTCGTTGGCACAAACGATGACATGTAACCAGAGAGGTGGACATTTTTCCAAGGATGATTTTGGTATTCGGATTCAAGAAACTTGACAAAATTGTGTTTGAGCATCATGATATTACCATCTCGCATCAATACTGGACAATGGCAATCGGCGCAGGCTGTACGGGGAAGCGTAAGGAAGCAGCTTCTCATGGTAAGCTGACGCACTTGTATTCGTGAAAGTCTGAGACGTAGTAATTCCATGAGATAATTCGTAGCCATTCGTAGCCAATTCAGAAACGAAGACTCTTCCGTGTATAACCCTATTCTTTTTTTACCTTGTTCTGTCGTACGAACAATCCCAAGGCATATGAGCAACGGTATGTGTACTGCTGCAAGATGCAGTTGTCGACAGATTTGATCAGGAGCTTGTCACGTGACGAGTCACTGGGTAACGATGCAATTATGTACTtaaggtacggagcacttctccatgatgcatgtacagtacaagaacCAAGTACTAGAGCCAAGGCATTTCGACCTCGACTCCTCTGCATCGTTATCGCTCCTCTCTGCATCCTCGCTCCCGGCTCGCTCCGTTCTTCCAAATCGACAGTgcatggccgaggacgaagagtGCGGCCCGGCGCGATGAGGATACCGCCGCAGAGAGCATCTCTCGGCCATGGCTCCCGGCTCATGCACGGCTTGGTGACgagccgtcggccacggcggtcATTCCACCTCACCACCCCGGCCAGCTTGCCAAGAAAGCGCAGCTTCTTCACGTCGAATCCATTCCTTTCCAATCCCTCAAACGACTCTCATTCCACCCCGAGCTCGGAATCCCCGAGACAGGAGCATTCGgtggccgtctcggcctcgacgagacggaagccgacgcgagcgacgacggccaaaGGCTCGCTCCGTCGCGTGGCCATCATCGCGCAGCAGCCGAagcgcggcgccgacggcaaggcagCCGGTGAGTCTGTCGGCGAGGCTCAAGTCgactcctcgacgacgataaGCGCCACTTGCATCGCCGAATCGTTCAACATGCCGCTGGTCCTCGAGATTCTACAGTCGCACGGCTTCGCCATCGATCCCGACTCGACCGGcttcgacgcggccgaggtggtgcACGCGAAGGGcgtcaacggcggcgacatcTTTGTCTTCCCCTCCGGTACCGTCGTCACCTGGTCGCTACCGCCCGACGTGGTGACGAAGCAGATACTgcgtgccgccgaggacccCCACCCGCCGGCGCTCCGGGAGGTGGAAGACTTGGATTTCGCCACCGACACATCCAAGGCCGAGAGCACGATGAAgggtgacgtcgtcgtcctcggcacgcGCCGGGaagacaaggacggcgacaCGAGGGACACGACCCTGGCCAAAATTGCCTTCTcctccggcctcgcccgcAGCACGAAGCTGGCGGTCCTCGAGAGCGCTCTGACGTCGTACTTTGAAAGCACCCGCAACATCCCCGCGCTGCTCTCCCAGGGCGCCGGCGTGCCCCTCGGCCGCAGGTTCATCCTCCAGAAGACGGGGGAGCTGCTCAGCCTTCGGGCACGGCTCAACCACTACTCGGAGCTGACCGATTCGCTGCCCGACATCTTCTGGGACAGCCGGTCGgagctcgggctcgaggGGTACTACGACCAGGTCGGCCGCGCACTCGACGTCAACGTGCGCATCCGCACCCTCAACCAGAAGATGGACTACGCCCAGGAGATCGCCACGGTGCTGCGCGAGATGTCGAGCGAGCAGCACGGCACGCGGCTCGAGCTCATCATCATCCTTTtgatcgccgtcgaggtcgtcttTGAGCTGCGCAGGATCGTGCTCGAGTGGATGCAGGAGAGGGAGATGGCCAAGACGACCGAAGCAGCCGAGGAGCCGACAGGCCAGCCCGCGTCCTCGTAGGTGCGACAGTCGGAGCTTCCGCACGCCTGGCCGTTTGCGGCTCGTGTCTTTCGTCACCCTTTCGATCCATTTTTTCTCTACATTGGTTTCTTGCGTCAATCGGAGCAGCATGGCGCATGAGGGGAGGCAACTTTGCATAGCCTTGATATGACTTGCCTGAAATGATACCCAGATCGGTCTGCTTTGTCACTGCTGCTCGCTTGGGGTTGGACGACCGGATGGAACAATCTATTTATCCGCTGgtctctttttttttttgatAGTGGCCGTTCTAGCGGACTCtgacagagtacggagtacagtattacgtattattacaagtacacttaaacttaagtaagtacatagtTGTATTACAGTAATTGCActcgagtacggagtactctgtacttacagtacaagtaccattTATTGTACTTGAACGGAATAGTACATGTTCTGTACTTGTCCGGAGCACTCTACCTACACCTTGTACGTGCACTTATAATTACTGtgagtacatacttgcatgtactaaAATGAGTtctagtactccgtatactccgtatactgtacttgattaataagtatacggagtacggagtacggatactccgtactgaactcgttattactccgtacaggtactccgtaagtacagttcTCGAAATTCAGTACGcggagtacaaagtacatgttcCAGGCTTAGCACAAGGTACctgcagtacagtgcatgctgtgctgcatgtgcaagtagaAGCTCATAGCCGCTGGCCGCTAATTAAACGTTACGTGCGCGAAAAGGCGCGTCATGACTTTTTCGGTTCGCGTCTCCCGCTCTCGCTGTCGTCGAAGTGTCGAAGTGACAGCACCCGACGTCCACACGCCTTGTGCCTTTCCCGCACAGTCATCCTTGCCAGCATACGGCTTTGCTCATCCTCTCACCCGTTTCTTCTTGCCGATTTCCTCATTGGACTGCATTCTCCATTCTTGTCACCGGTTGGGAGATACCGGTCCTCTCCTACTTCCCCCGCAGCGAGAAGTCGTCACGATGGGCATCAAGCAGCTCTTCCAAATCATCAAAGAGGAGGCTCCGGATGCAATCAAGGAAGGCGAGATCAAAGGCCAGTTTGGCCGCAAAGTCGCCATCGTACGTGTACCGCGCTGCCGTGGCCTGGCTGACCATCCGGGCGAGGCCGCTGCTGACGTGGCCGCTTAGGATGCCTCGATGAGCATCTACAGCTTCCTCATCGCCGTGCGATCGGATGGCCAGCAGCTCATGAACGACAGCGGCGAGACGACTTCGCATCTGATGGGCATGTTTTATCGCACCCTCCGCATGGTGGAGAATGGCATCAAGCCCCTCTATGTCTTTGACGGCGCACCGCCGAAGCTCAAGTCTGGTGAGCTCGCCAAGCGATTCCAGCGCAAAAAGGAGGCCaccgagggcctcgaggaaGCCAAGGAGacgggcacggccgaggatgtGGAAAAGTTCTCGAGACGGACAGTGCGGGTGACGCGAGAGCACAATGCCGAATGCCAGCGCCTGCTTAAGCTGATGGGCATTCCCTACATCGTCGcgccgaccgaggccgaggcccagtgcgccgtcctcgctcgTGCGGGCAAGGTGTACGCCGCGGCCAGCGAAGACATGGACACCCTGTGCTTCAACACGCCCATCCTGCTGCGCCACCTCACCTTTAGCGAGCAACGCAAGGAGCCGATCCAAGAGATTCGACTGGACAAGGTCTTGGAGGGACTCAACATGGAGCGGGAGCAGGTAAGTGCCCCCTTGGCGTTTCGATTCCCAACTGAGGCGACTGACGGGTCACCTCGGCCAGTTCGTCGATCTCTGCATTCTGCTCGGCTGCGACTATCTCGATCCTGTACCGAAGATcggaccgacgacggcactaAAGCTCATCCGTGAGTATGGGTCACTCGAGAAAGTTGTCGACGCGTTTGAGAAGGACTCGAAAAAGAAGTTCACCCTGCCCGAGGACTGGCCGTACAAGGACGCCCGGAATCTGTTCTTCGAGCCCGATGTCCACCAGGCCGACGATCCCTTGTGCGACTTCAAATGGGACAAGCCCGACACCGAGGGCCTGGTCCAGTTTCTCGTCACCGAGAAGGGCTTCTCCGAGGACCGTgttcgcggcggcggtgcccgGCTGGAAAAGAACCTCAAGAGTTCTCAGCAAGCTCGTCTCGAGGGCTTCTTCAAGCCCGTGCCCAAAAcggaggaggaaaaggcggCGCACAAGCGGAAGTTGGAGGAGAAAaacgaggagaagaagaagaaactGAAGTTGGAaaagaaggagaaggcggcggccaaggcgaagcCTCGTGGTGGAGGTGCCTAGCTGGCATGGAGCCTGCTACCATATGGCTGCACCATGTGTTGCATGCGGTGCTCGCCGGCGATGAGATGACCGATATGGGTTCGGAGCTGACGGCACGCCAAGACGATGCCCTGCTGCGGATGGATTCTTCATTTTTCACGGCAAACGGCTTTCTGCCTTCCCTTTGTTTTGACGGATGCGTCACGCACACGCATCGATTGGATACCGGAGTTTTGGGCGCAACGGTTGCGACAGGCAGGGTGGGTAGGTAACGAACGAACtactacttgcacatgccAGAAGGAATGGAAACGACTGCTTTGTTTCAGATGGCATGGTTTTCACTAATAGTAGGTGCTCTATACCCAAAAAGTCGCAATCATCATCGATGATGCGATGTCGGTAGAGGTTCGTTGAGGGGTAGACCGACAAAGTGGAAGAACCATCATATACAAGGACACAAATATAAAGATGCAAGAACAAGCCATCACTTGGATTTTTCAATACTGATAGAGTCTCGAAGACGCATTGCGTACATTGTTCTAGCGTAGGGGTTCCGGTGGAGGTAAAGTAGTGCCCGCGACTGCGATGCTGGTGACATTTGCTGCTTACGCTGTGGCCAGCAAGATGACCAGACTTCACGGCATCTCTGTACTGAGTAGAACAGCCATTGCAGGATAAGTCTTCTACTTCTATCTATACCATGTGTTTTCGTTCAAAATATGAGCTAGCACAACATACCGTGCAGGGTTTACCGTTCCGGTTTCCAGCAGTCAGACAGGGTTCCTTCCGAAAATGAGCGCCCCGGAAACAACGAGAAACACGGATGGGAATGGCTATCCGACGGAGATTAGGACTGAGAGTCTGTGTCGCCAGTCTGTGGGATATTTGTGTCAGAATTGGATGCTTGCAACACGGGATTCATGACAGGGTGTAGCACGTACCAAGGTGCAGCCCATGCCCGGTGTCCTGCCGTCTCCCTGGGGAACGCATCTAGCATTGTATCTGCGCAAATAATTTTAGCGGGTTATTTTTCTGGCAACGGAGAGACTGGATTTAGACAAGACGTACAGGCCATTACCGGAGCGGACATAGGCGGTTTTGCCATCAGAGGTGAAAATGTAACCACCGCCGAGGTCAACATCGCTTCTCCTGTGAAGGAAGCACATGCTCAGCATCGAGCATTCTCAAGGAGGGACGGGAACGGGCTTCTCACTGATTTTCCCAGTATCCGTTGCAGGTGTTTGCAGGGCTGGCGAAGCCGCATTTGCTCGAGAACCTGGAGCCACCGCCGTCGGTGAAGACGACACGAAAGCAAGGAATCTTGCCAACAAAGCCTCGGCTGGTGCAATACGGTGTAAGCAGCTGGGTGAAGGGAGAAGCGGACAGCAGGCCGTCGGGAGCACCACTTACACGGCAATCGTGCAACCCATGTTCTTTTCATTCCGTTTCATCAGCAAAGGGCTGGCCATTTATCCTTCCGTCATGGAGGGAGCCCTTACGTTCTGAACGGTGATTGTGTCTGCGGCCACGAGGGAAGCCAGGGCGGCGACTGCAGCTCCGGCGGAGAACTTCATTTTGACTTTGCTTTGGTAGAAAGGTGAGAGGAACTGGTGTGCTGATTTGGGTTCAAGCCGACTCTTGGAGCTGATGGTGTCTGGTTTGGAGGAAAGGAATAGATTACTCTGGCGGGCGATGTGATGGGCTTTATACGCGTGCCCGTGAGGGATGCCCGTGGGGGATGCCCGTGGGAGAATACCACTGGGACTCCGTGACTACATCACGGCAGGTCCTCGTCACATCAACGAGATAAGCGGCCTTGCTGTTGCCAAGGTTTGGCATGATGGTCAGCGAGGGTGCGGGACAAATGAAACAAAAAAAGTACCGCCGTGATGGTCAGCAGCTAGCGATGAAAGCGTCCTGTCAGCATGGGTCAATGTTGGCCTTTGGGATGAACCGTGCAAGGGGTCAGATTTCGTCGACGAAGGGACCATTTGTCCCTCACCGATGCCACTGGAAAGAGCAAGCATGCTTTCGCACCTCGCCGACACAACTCGTGAGGGGTGAACCGCTGCCCTAAGccgcccgacgaggacgataATCATGGCCTACGACAGGTTGGCCAACTCTCCCAACGACAAGA encodes:
- a CDS encoding extracellular trypsin protease, with translation MTAVSAAVIDKRILGGDEANDGDFPFIVSLSRSAQGSHICGGTLLDSTTVLTAAHCTRNVYYEISKTAVVGKLAFVKEHPEYKLNSPQGRLQALNDIAILKLSTPIAESDKIKYATLPKNGSDPVINSTAIVAGWGGQVPRLGSPAAEKLRKVAIPVLARKDCWTFVPAFAGRDTIVCAGGGDKGIFAFDSGGPLIDQKTGHLIGVVSAGDGHHPGIYTRVGSYIPFIKEYLGSVSNPDPNAPSRTEAYEEAVEASKVWNKQVDEYCQKFDKVNIYDCRDEAAKCQGLRKPDGKMDEVYQCIDKKVDKLVEWIKEWEMKRKGSSQA
- a CDS encoding YagE family protein, with amino-acid sequence MRIPPQRASLGHGSRLMHGLVTSRRPRRSFHLTTPASLPRKRSFFTSNPFLSNPSNDSHSTPSSESPRQEHSVAVSASTRRKPTRATTAKGSLRRVAIIAQQPKRGADGKAAGESVGEAQVDSSTTISATCIAESFNMPLVLEILQSHGFAIDPDSTGFDAAEVVHAKGVNGGDIFVFPSGTVVTWSLPPDVVTKQILRAAEDPHPPALREVEDLDFATDTSKAESTMKGDVVVLGTRREDKDGDTRDTTLAKIAFSSGLARSTKLAVLESALTSYFESTRNIPALLSQGAGVPLGRRFILQKTGELLSLRARLNHYSELTDSLPDIFWDSRSELGLEGYYDQVGRALDVNVRIRTLNQKMDYAQEIATVLREMSSEQHGTRLELIIILLIAVEVVFELRRIVLEWMQEREMAKTTEAAEEPTGQPASS
- a CDS encoding Flap endonuclease 1, giving the protein MGIKQLFQIIKEEAPDAIKEGEIKGQFGRKVAIDASMSIYSFLIAVRSDGQQLMNDSGETTSHLMGMFYRTLRMVENGIKPLYVFDGAPPKLKSGELAKRFQRKKEATEGLEEAKETGTAEDVEKFSRRTVRVTREHNAECQRLLKLMGIPYIVAPTEAEAQCAVLARAGKVYAAASEDMDTLCFNTPILLRHLTFSEQRKEPIQEIRLDKVLEGLNMEREQFVDLCILLGCDYLDPVPKIGPTTALKLIREYGSLEKVVDAFEKDSKKKFTLPEDWPYKDARNLFFEPDVHQADDPLCDFKWDKPDTEGLVQFLVTEKGFSEDRVRGGGARLEKNLKSSQQARLEGFFKPVPKTEEEKAAHKRKLEEKNEEKKKKLKLEKKEKAAAKAKPRGGGA